A stretch of DNA from Microlunatus sp. Gsoil 973:
CCGCACGGAGAGACTGCCCGACCCCGGCCGAATCCGGATGGCTCTGGCCGTGCGCACCGACCACCCGTTGCGCGGTGTGCGCCTGCAGGAAGGCAGCGGCGCGAGTGAGGGCTTGTTCGCCCTCGTCGAGGATGGCGGCGAAGCCCTGGAAGACGTGAGGCACACCAGGGGTGATGTCGAGTGTGACGGCGACATCGTGTGCTGCTGCTCGGGCCGCAAACGTGATGGCGTCGTCGAGGAGCACCTCGTGCGAGCCGGCTTGGATGAGCAGCGGCGGGAGCCCGGTGAGGTCGGCGAAGATGGGGCTGACCAGTGGATCGTTCGCAGCCGTGCCGGTCTTGCCCAGGTAGTCCGCTGCTCGGGTACGGATCGCGGCCGCGGTGATGTTGGGGTCCCGGTCGGAGTTGGTGTTGTAGCTGCTGCCGCCGACGGTCAGGTCGGTCACGGGCGAGAACAGCACGGCAGCGGCCGGCATGCTGAGCCGGTTCGCCAGGCCGCTGATCAGGAGTTCGATGGCGAGGTTGCCGCCGGCGGACTCGCCGGACACGGCGATCGGCACGGTGTCGCCGAACTGCTCGAGCAATGCCTGATAGGCCGCCGTGGCGTCATGCAGCGCCGCCGGATAAGGCTGTTCCGGGGAGAGCCGGTAGTCGATGGCCACGGCCATCATGCCGGTCTTGCGGGCGAGCATCGACACCAGTCCGGCTGATCCTCGCGCCGAACCCATCGCGAAGCCGCCGCCGTGCAGGTGCACGATCACGCCGCGGGGTTCGCCGTCGGCGACGTTGATGAAGACTACCGGCACGCCACCGAGGTCGCCGTCGCTGAGGCGCACGTCGTCCGGCAACGGCTGGGCCGTCAGCATCGCCTCGAGCAGTGGCCGCTGCACGGCAGGGTCGCCGCCGAGGTCGAACGGCGCGTCCCGCAGGAGGCGGTGCACCATCTCACGCTGTTCCTGGCTCATCCAAGTGCTCCTTCATCTTTCTCTCCGAGGCCGGGACATCCGACCTCCTTCAAGATCATTTGAGTGCTCACCGGCCACGGCCGGCCTGCTGATAACCGGCGCAGTCAACGCTTCCGGGCCTGCAGCTGGGTTTGTGCCGCGGTGATCGCCGACTCAAGGGTCATCCGGTCGTAGCTGCCGTAGTGCCGGGCACCGTTGATGAAGAAGGTCGGCGTGCCGGTGGCACCGCTCAGATCGGCCGACTCCACATCCTGGGCGACCCGAGCGTTGTGGGTGTGGTCGAACAGGTCGCGGCTGAACCGGTCGGTGTCGAGTCCGAGTTGGCTGGCATGGCGGAGCAGGTCGTCCGGGGTGAGCTGGTCCTGTTCGGCCAGCAGCAGATCATGCATCTCCCAGAACTTCCCCTGCGCCGCGGCGGCTTCCGCGGCTTCTACGGCGAGCATGGCTCTGGGGTGGACGTCTGTCAGTGGGAGATGGCGCCAGACGAACCGTAGATCGTTCTCGGCCAGCAGGGAACGGGCGGTGGATTCCGCTTGGCCGCAGTGCGGGCATTGGAAGTCGCCGAATT
This window harbors:
- a CDS encoding alpha/beta hydrolase, whose protein sequence is MSQEQREMVHRLLRDAPFDLGGDPAVQRPLLEAMLTAQPLPDDVRLSDGDLGGVPVVFINVADGEPRGVIVHLHGGGFAMGSARGSAGLVSMLARKTGMMAVAIDYRLSPEQPYPAALHDATAAYQALLEQFGDTVPIAVSGESAGGNLAIELLISGLANRLSMPAAAVLFSPVTDLTVGGSSYNTNSDRDPNITAAAIRTRAADYLGKTGTAANDPLVSPIFADLTGLPPLLIQAGSHEVLLDDAITFAARAAAHDVAVTLDITPGVPHVFQGFAAILDEGEQALTRAAAFLQAHTAQRVVGAHGQSHPDSAGVGQSLRAASTTAV